A portion of the Maniola hyperantus chromosome 24, iAphHyp1.2, whole genome shotgun sequence genome contains these proteins:
- the LOC138404047 gene encoding piggyBac transposable element-derived protein 4-like: MSNIEQEETADGSDGSMADEHCYAEPMAKKNGGSSSEGALHAEGALRVVKSIFESPPSKRRRQPHSSNKAPSWHTPTDNLASHSEALQADNRDCRNLGSVGGGAVFDGSEIAEEVLVTPEIMFEEDVLPPDDESAPSSPPPADLLQPDTHDVDRYLDCESGTSSRTPPQCLRDSPLPQQPLQDHQIEESFNYGSEEETDDEDERREAEFLMPLFPRTVLSTLETAADPPSDPHPSTAAPAGDSASSSETPLSPEFDEFKRRAFPDPQIQHELRRDPFSDSNVGPKSPYATPYDAFVAIWDRQFVEYIASETNKYAQEVTQQLFANSQRRIPRWVNTTGREIYVYFAVVLAMGVVIKTKIEEYWSATADIFYTPGFSAAMSLDRFQSLTKYLHFNDNRDMFAQDRSGPEAKLYKIQPVVDQLNMKFQDLYKLRQNIAIDESLLEWKGWLNIDQFIPNKVVTCGINTYELYEPQTGYLWRFEVHADPRHEPVNRPSDPMDGITPALVLRLVHGLENEGHTVWMDNQYNSPALALELKTLGFDCVGTSRTRQFVPEGLSTTEATVCIARYPVEKKQSKVWYKNFFRRLLNVSVLNAFIMYRHSSKALDYRAFRMNLVKTLIHKHTDRFALAQNRPNGREYPSHIHYVDAYPSLGGKDGRPRRTCAVCKKRVRMFCVGCQRPVCMGICFRTLHLPSSHTPT, encoded by the exons ATGAGCAACATAGAACAAGAAGAAACTGCAGATGGCAGCGATGGTAGCATGGCTGATGAACATTGCTATGCGGAACCGATGGCGAAAAAAAATGG AGGGAGTTCATCAGAAGGTGCGCTCCATGCTGAGGGTGCACTCAGGGTGGTGAAGTCAATTTTCGAAAGCCCGCCCAGCAAACGACGGCGTCAACCCCACTCTTCTAACAAAGCGCCATCTTGGCATACACCTAC GGATAATCTAGCGTCACATTCTGAAGCTCTTCAGGCTGATAACAGAGATTGTCGTAACTTAG GAAGTGTAGGAGGCGGTGCGGTGTTTGATGGGAGTGAGATAGCTGAGGAAGTGTTGGTCACCCCTGAGATAATGTTCGAGGAGGATGTGCTCCCGCCTGACGATGAATCGGCACCGTCGTCGCCGCCACCAGCGGATCTGCTGCAGCCTGACACCCACGATGTTGATCG GTATTTAGATTGTGAAAGCGGTACTTCATCAAGAACACCTCCACAGTGTCTCCGTGACAGTCCCCTCCCTCAACAACCACTACAGGATCACCAAATTGAGGAGAGCTTCAATTATG GAAGCGAAGAGGAGACGGATGATGAAGACGAGAGGCGGGAGGCGGAATTCTTAATGCCGCTGTTTCCAAGAACGGTACTGTCGACCTTGGAAACTGCAGCGGATCCGCCCTCCGATCCTCATCCTTCCACCGCAGCGCCGGCAGGAGATTCTGCGTCCTCGTCTGAAACTCCGTTGAGCCCGGAGTTCGATGAATTCAAGCGGAGAGCGTTTCCCGATCCTCAAATTCAACATGAATTGAGGAGAGACCCGTTCTCCGATAGCAACGTTGGCCCAAAGTCTCCATATGCCACCCCGTATGACGCATTTGTTGCCATATGGGATCGGCAGTTTGTGGAGTACATTGCTTCCGAGACCAACAAATATGCGCAGGAAGTGACACAACAGCTCTTCGCCAATTCCCAGAGAAGAATTCCTCGTTGGGTTAATACTACGGGGAGAGAAATATATGTTTATTTCGCCGTAGTATTAGCGATGGGGGTAGTTATAAAAACCAAAATCGAAGAGTACTGGAGTGCTACTGCCGACATATTTTATACGCCAGGCTTTAGCGCAGCCATGAGTCTAGATCGTTTTCAGTCGTTGACCAAGTATCTTCACTTTAACGACAATAGAGACATGTTTGCGCAAGACCGGTCAGGTCCGGAGGCCAAATTGTATAAAATCCAACCGGTGGTGGATCAATTGAATATGAAATTTCAGGACTTGTACAAACTAAGGCAGAACATTGCGATTGACGAGTCACTCTTGGAATGGAAAGGTTGGTTGAATATTGACCAATTTATTCCAAACAAAGTCGTCACATGCGGAATAAACACATACGAGCTGTATGAACCTCAGACCGGCTATCTGTGGCGGTTTGAGGTTCATGCTGATCCGCGGCATGAGCCCGTCAACAGGCCGTCTGACCCGATGGACGGAATAACGCCGGCCCTTGTCTTAAGGCTTGTACATGGTCTTGAGAACGAGGGCCACACAGTATGGATGGACAATCAGTATAATTCGCCAGCCCTCGCGCTCGAGCTTAAGACTCTCGGGTTCGACTGCGTTGGTACCTCGCGTACTCGCCAGTTTGTGCCCGAGGGTCTTAGCACTACTGAGGCAACTGTCTGTATCGCCAGGTATCCGGTCGAGAAGAAACAGTCAAAGGTGTGGTATAAAAACTTTTTCCGGAGGCTTCTCAACGTATCCGTTTTGAATGCCTTCATCATGTATAGGCACTCCTCTAAAGCACTTGACTATCGTGCTTTCAGAATGAATCTGGTCAAAACTTTGATTCATAAGCATACTGACCGATTTGCTTTGGCCCAGAACAGACCGAATGGCAGAGAATACCCTTCTCATATACACTACGTGGATGCGTACCCGTCGCTGGGCGGCAAAGATGGCCGACCGCGGCGCACGTGCGCAGTGTGTAAAAAACGCGTTCGCATGTTCTGCGTCGGGTGCCAAAGACCCGTGTGTATGGGAATTTGCTTTAGGACCCTGCATTTACCTAGTTCTCATACACCTACTTAA
- the NHP2 gene encoding H/ACA ribonucleoprotein complex subunit 2-like protein, producing MGKVKQESKEDQEEEVDVSIKTEPQSYDDKVEHCSVIAKPMAPKKLSKKIYKLIKKSSSHKNFIRNGLKIVQKQLRLGEKGMVFFAGDISPIEIMCHLPAVCEEKDVPYCYTPSRKDIGAAMGTMRGCIMVLVKEHDDYKDLYEEVKGEIKHLGHPL from the exons ATGGGAAAAGTAAAACAAGAATCAAAAGAAGACCAAGAAGAAGAAGTAGATGTTAGCATCAAAACTGAACCGCAAAGTTACGATGATAAAGTTGAACATTGCAGTGTAATTGCGAAGCCGATGGCGCCTAAAAAATtaagcaaaaaaatatataaactcaTCAAAAAGTCTAGTAGTCATAAGAATTTCATAAGGAACGGACTAAAAATTGTTCAGAAACAGCTAAGATTGGGCGAAAAAGG aaTGGTTTTCTTTGCTGGCGACATTTCACCAATAGAAATTATGTGCCACCTACCAGCGGTTTGCGAAGAGAAGGATGTACCATACTGTTATACCCCTAGCCGGAAAGACATAGGGGCTGCCATGGGAACCATGAGGGGCTGTATAATGGTGCTTGTGAAGGAACACGATGACTACAAGGACTTGTATGAAGAAGTAAAAGGTGAAATTAAGCACCTTGGACATCCACTAtga